A section of the Leptospira noumeaensis genome encodes:
- a CDS encoding cupin domain-containing protein codes for MATIIRKSETLTDSNEIRAFLVSKGLVYESYKTPETLDLILGQKGLNDAEKEEVLSGLAYRFDQLKKDHGYKANDLVVLHDEVPGIQDMLAKFDKLHIHTDEEVRYIIDGSGVFGFIIDGEKFEVHVSKGDFISIPANTNHWFTLDKNLRIKAVRYFKDNSGWTPVYVDESKVLVNV; via the coding sequence ATGGCAACCATTATTAGAAAATCAGAAACCCTCACAGACAGCAATGAGATTAGAGCCTTCCTTGTTTCCAAGGGGCTTGTGTATGAATCTTATAAAACACCGGAAACTTTGGATTTGATCCTTGGACAAAAAGGATTAAACGATGCTGAAAAAGAAGAAGTTCTTTCTGGACTCGCATACCGTTTTGATCAGTTAAAAAAAGATCATGGATATAAAGCCAATGACCTTGTTGTCCTCCATGATGAAGTTCCTGGAATCCAAGATATGTTAGCTAAGTTTGATAAACTACATATTCATACGGATGAAGAAGTACGTTATATCATTGATGGTAGTGGAGTTTTTGGATTTATCATTGATGGAGAAAAGTTTGAAGTTCATGTCAGTAAAGGAGATTTTATCTCAATTCCTGCCAATACCAACCACTGGTTTACTCTCGACAAAAATTTAAGAATCAAAGCGGTTCGTTACTTCAAAGACAATTCAGGATGGACTCCGGTTTATGTGGATGAGTCCAAGGTTCTGGTTAACGTTTGA